The Tripterygium wilfordii isolate XIE 37 chromosome 18, ASM1340144v1, whole genome shotgun sequence nucleotide sequence GGCCGCTGCCTCAGGCGGTGGAGACTGTGCTGTTTGCTTGTCCAAGTTTGAGCCGCACGATCAGCTCCGTCTTCTCCCTCTATGCTGCCACGTGTTCCACGCTGAATGCATCGACACGTGGCTCCGATCAAACGAGATAAACCATACTTGTCCGCTCTGTCGATCTCCAATTCAAGTTTCCGAGGCGGATGTCATGAAATCAATGCTAGCCTCAACCACCAGAAACGGTGGCGATGATGGAGGAGGAGGCAGTTTCCGTCTGGAGATCGGCTCAATCAGCCGTCGTCAAATACCAACACTAGACTCAATCGAGTCTGCTAGGTCATTCTCCATTGGATCATTCGACTACATTGTGGATGGAGAATCGGAAATCACAGTAAACCAAATGCACCATGGAAGCATTTCAAATAAGGAAGAAACTGTAACTCCTCGAAACACGGCCGATCCGGAGCCAACTCTTGTCTCAGAAGAAGTAGCCTCCGGGAGGAGCTGGATTGATAGACTCTCAAATTCTCTTTCCTCTCGTACACTATCATTTAGAAGTTCGGGACGATTCTTCACCGGAAGCAACCACCACAGCGAGATTTCTGGTACCATGGGGTGGGACATGGAGGCCGATCGTGCAGGGGAAGAAATCAGTGAACTTTTCCGTTGGTTCTCCGGGGTATGATCTGCCAATTCAAGAAAGTTTCAGGGGCAAATTAGTAATTCAGTTTCGCCGCATCAATGCCTTTCTTCGTGCCACAACCCAACATACAAAAAATTACAACTATAAATATTCAGCAAATGGAGTGGAAAcggttgagattttttttggtcattCTGATCAACGGCTGAGATGTGGAAATTGCGGAGGAGTTCTACGATCCATTGATCATGTTAGCTACTCTCCACTGTCCAGTACTATGGTAGGTGATGGCAGAGGACACATCATTTATGATGAATCACCGACCAATTAATTGAAGAATTTTCACATCCTCTAGGATAATGTGAGTATTGAccaaaccttttttctttttttgtgtatttCTCACAAATTGGTAACACAAGGCTACATTTTGTGATGCATGTTTATTTCTCCAAATTGATTCCTATTTTGAGTTACACAATGCTATAAAATGGGGGCCCCGTGGAAAAATCGTTGTAGTTTCCCTGCAATTTTAACCATAAATGTTCCTTCTGTATACTCGTATAGGGTTCACATAGTTTTATGAATTTGATACACAAATCGGCCACTGCAATGATTTCCACTGAAGGGAAGGGATTCTCATCGGATAAAAGGGTAGAATTGAGGGAAAACAAGGCAAGGAATACTAGATAAAGCAATTGATTTTGGTAATCATATGTGTCTGCTCTCTTTTGCTTTGGCAAGATGTTCTTCGCTTGCTCAAGAAGGGAATAGGCAACATCAAGCACAGGGGTGAGGGGACTAAGGCtaggtcaattggcttcttctttttcaattaaGGGCAGAAGGCTCATTTATTTTTGTACTGTTCTGGAATCAGggtcttttttccttcttgttaTCTTTGTCATGTATGACATTGGAAAGCCTTGGACCTATTTTCAAAGGTGAAGACATGACAAAACACATTAGCTAGGCCTAGGCTCTTGTTAAAAGCAATCAGTGTCTTTATGTGTTCTAGACTTTCTTTGCGGATTTGTTTGCTGGGGCTTTTATTTGTACTATACTTGCATGCTTAGTATGCCTCTTTTCTTTGTAATGGACAAAAACCAGGGTTGAGCCATAATTCTTGCATGCTTTGCCCACAATATTTGTAAGTCTCCTTGAGCTCAAGCTCAAGCAACTCACTAATACATTTAAAATCAAGTATGAATTCCAAGTAATTAATGGCTCATCATGTACACAAAAAAGACTCCCACTGTAATCTCACTTTTCTTAACGGAATGGTAATGTGTAACCTACAGGTATTTCAAGCTTAGACAAAACAATCAAACTTGTTCATTGCAGTGGCTAAAAAATGGGCCTTGATGACAAAGTCCAGTAAAATCTATCTACTAACGGGCTCATAGCCCATGGCCTTACATGCAGATAACCAGCCCAACACGACCCACCTGTGGACTGCCCAAAGTCCTTTCTCAGAGACATGCCCAAGGCTCACCTAAGGTATGACAACTGTACACtgacaaaacaaaacatatactGTACATCAAAACATCTGAACTATGTTTAAACATATACATCTAAACATCTAAACAAAACATAGTTCATTGACCTTGTGCGCGCCAGGCAGATACAACTCCTTAtcattctttcctttttcttgtaGCTTTTGCGCCTGGTTTAGAAGTTACTGTATTTTTGTCTTCAATTTTCTTACTTGGCTGGTAGTGCCTTATAATTTCTTCCAACTTACGAATTTCTTCGTCTGGTCGCCACAAGTAGTCTTTCCCCTCTTTGTATTCCTTCAAGAGTTCCAGCCTCCGATAGGCGCCACCAACTCCTCCAGCTATTCTCATTTTCATCAAATGTTTTTTCTCAGCCTTTAACTTCTCCGCGTCATTCTTTGCCTGTTGAATAACCAAGTCTGTCTTCAATTCACTGACTTGCTTTAGGGCGGCCTCCCACTTTTCTTGATAAGACTTGCAGTCTTCCTCCACCTTCTGAAGCGTCATCTTTGCTTCTTTTAACTCTGAAGCGCCAAACTCCAATCTTTTCTTTagagattcaacctctcccatTGCAATACCAAGTCTGCCTTCCGAGTCTTTCAGTAGCCCTCTTATTGCTTCCAGAGTATCCTTAACGTTATTTGCAGCACAAGTCTTGGCTTCTTGAGCTTCAAGCTTGGCCTTTGCAACCTCTTTCTCTAAAAACTTGATTCGGGCTTCGTTCTTCTCCTTCTCAACTTCAGCCTTAGCAGTATCATCACCTGCTTTCAATAACCCTTGTAAACCCTGCGCAATAAAATCCAATGTTAGTCAACAAGATTTTAAAAAGTTCATAAACATTATACTTGCTTAAAATAAAATGTCCACATACCGCAAAAATATGAGCTGTAGCATAATCAAGTGTAGCATGCGGATCCAACCTTCCAAGCTTCTCCGCATCCTCTGGAAATAATAGCCCTCTGATGCTATCTGGAGGCATCACAGGAGTGGTGGTCACAGAGAATGATTCTGAGATTGATATAactattctcctttctccattCGCCACATACTGCTGAGATGAACCTTCTTTATTAACATCAGCTCCCTGTTGACTTGGAACCCTTACTTCTTGAGTAGGAATTGGGGTTGGGCAAGCCCTCTTTACAGTTGCATATGTTGAAGTATCTTCAGCATTCATGACATCATCTTCAAAATCATCTCCAGTGATATCAATCTGTGATCGATGACGTTTCAAAGAACTTTCATCATCAGCGCCACTAGTACCAGCATTCCTgacttcatcatcaaaatcaTCTCCAGTAATATCAATCTGTGCTCGATGACGTTTCAAAGAACTTTCATCATCAGTGCCAGCATCTCGACTCTCTTTAACAGGTTGATCCCCACAACCCCTTGGCATTCGAGGATAGTCACCTTTCTTGATCTGGCCTGGCTTCTTACCGCCAGTCGGCAAAGGCAATTTCCCTTTGCCTTGAACAGTAActtctgatttttcttttttcttttcttcttcaatctttttcTTGTCTTGCTCGACTTGAGCTCTATCcgtcctcttcttctcttcaacttctttttcctctcgagcttctttttctttcagtcGCCGCTCTTCATTGAATCGCTGGTGACTAGACTTCACAGCCTTTGTCTTGGAACGACTTTCTTTCTGTTTCACCATCTCGAACAGACTATCAACTGATTCAAACTCTCCTTCTAAATTAAACGTCTTGTCTGAAATACACGACTGTCTCACCATCTCAAACAGACTATCAACTGATTCAAACTCTCCTTCTAAATCAAACATCTTGTCTCCTGAAATACACGACAAAGGATAAAGTTAAGTACGTAATCAATCTTCAAACTACATAAACTTGCCCAGTTATACGTACCTGTGTACTTCCACAAACTTGTATCCTGCAAATTGTGTCGAGTCAAAATGTGTTTGCACGATCTTTTGAACGAGTCAATTTCGTAGAATTCTTTCACTCGCCTATCAACTTCGGGATCCTTCTTCCTCCCCTTTTGGGCATTTCCAGACACTGCAAATAAAAATGTATAAGTTTCAAGTAAAACTTGAACAAAAAGTAAGTACAAACACTTACTATCTGCCAGTCGCCATGCAGATTCAATGCCTTCTTCACTTCCGAATACTAAGGCTCCTCTTGCAAAGAAGTATTCTTTCTTCCAACCAATACCATGGTCATTTGATGTCAACtcagtgatcaaattgctttttCCACGCCTACACACCAATGTATATCTGCCAGGGTCACCCATCTTCACAGAATATGCTTCCAGAAGGTCCCTTAAACTGAATTCcttattttctttctctctcaaacaTTGAATCCCTATAATAATCCTTAAGCCATTGGGCATCCATTGACTTGGAGCAATACTGTAAAATCTACAAACTTCAGCTAGTAAAGAGGGTACTGGGTACCTAATACCTACTTTGAACATAATTTCATAAAAAACTGACCACCCAGGAACTTCATGGTCCGCCCTTTCATCATTTGAAGGAGGCCTAATCTCCACTGATTCTGGAATCCGGTATAGCCTCCGCAGACGGCCCATATCATCTTCGGTCAATTTTGATTTCGGATTGATCTTTGCCGGCAATATTCTTCCCGGAACCATGACTACCGTTGAACTTTTCTCAGAACCAGTGCCTCCTTCTTCAGAAGTCTCCACTGGAGTACTCGAATCAGACCTCCCACTATCAGACTGAGCCTCGCTCTCACTCCCAGAAACTGCACTTGGATCTACCATTTTCTAAACTAGAAAAAGTAAGAAAAGCAAAACCCAGAAATCACCTCTACAAAGCGCGAATATCTTCTATGGGCAAGAACCGAATTCTATTTCTGAAACGGCAGTGCAAAGAACTTCAGAAGTCTTATAATTCATGAATCGACCTTTTAACACTACAATGTATCCAAATATCATAACAAAAACCCAATTTCTAGGAAACACATGCACTGAACAGATtcctaaattagggaaaaaaaacaaaaaaggaagaagaaa carries:
- the LOC119984773 gene encoding E3 ubiquitin-protein ligase ATL4-like → MLNALATSATYSGENGGGHSQSWIQSLKPSILIIILILSITVLVSVSLCFFLRHLNRRCIRHLTTTASSSSSSNRRISPEISPTFAIIDSLPLFTFSSITRRCSSTVTAAAASGGGDCAVCLSKFEPHDQLRLLPLCCHVFHAECIDTWLRSNEINHTCPLCRSPIQVSEADVMKSMLASTTRNGGDDGGGGSFRLEIGSISRRQIPTLDSIESARSFSIGSFDYIVDGESEITVNQMHHGSISNKEETVTPRNTADPEPTLVSEEVASGRSWIDRLSNSLSSRTLSFRSSGRFFTGSNHHSEISGTMGWDMEADRAGEEISELFRWFSGV
- the LOC119983760 gene encoding uncharacterized protein LOC119983760; this translates as MVDPSAVSGSESEAQSDSGRSDSSTPVETSEEGGTGSEKSSTVVMVPGRILPAKINPKSKLTEDDMGRLRRLYRIPESVEIRPPSNDERADHEVPGWSVFYEIMFKVGIRYPVPSLLAEVCRFYSIAPSQWMPNGLRIIIGIQCLREKENKEFSLRDLLEAYSVKMGDPGRYTLVCRRGKSNLITELTSNDHGIGWKKEYFFARGALVFGSEEGIESAWRLADMSGNAQKGRKKDPEVDRRVKEFYEIDSFKRSCKHILTRHNLQDTSLWKYTGDKMFDLEGEFESVDSLFEMVRQSCISDKTFNLEGEFESVDSLFEMVKQKESRSKTKAVKSSHQRFNEERRLKEKEAREEKEVEEKKRTDRAQVEQDKKKIEEEKKKEKSEVTVQGKGKLPLPTGGKKPGQIKKGDYPRMPRGCGDQPVKESRDAGTDDESSLKRHRAQIDITGDDFDDEVRNAGTSGADDESSLKRHRSQIDITGDDFEDDVMNAEDTSTYATVKRACPTPIPTQEVRVPSQQGADVNKEGSSQQYVANGERRIVISISESFSVTTTPVMPPDSIRGLLFPEDAEKLGRLDPHATLDYATAHIFAGLQGLLKAGDDTAKAEVEKEKNEARIKFLEKEVAKAKLEAQEAKTCAANNVKDTLEAIRGLLKDSEGRLGIAMGEVESLKKRLEFGASELKEAKMTLQKVEEDCKSYQEKWEAALKQVSELKTDLVIQQAKNDAEKLKAEKKHLMKMRIAGGVGGAYRRLELLKEYKEGKDYLWRPDEEIRKLEEIIRHYQPSKKIEDKNTVTSKPGAKATRKRKE